Proteins from one Leptonema illini DSM 21528 genomic window:
- the queC gene encoding 7-cyano-7-deazaguanine synthase QueC translates to MAAVVLLSGGLDSVTTLFVAKAEGHEIYCISFDYGQRHRFELQCATEQARRAGALEHHTVKIDPVLFQDRSSHSATALIAGGAAVPENRSELLTGAAEKQIPVTYVPARNLLFLAYALSFAESRSAGYLYIGANALDYSGYPDCRPAFLQSFETTANLGTKAGIEGQGFSLKAPLVDDTKADIIRRGLKLGVDYSMTSSCYQPSDKGRPCGRCDSCLLREKGFAEVGVEDPLLLKDLA, encoded by the coding sequence ATGGCTGCCGTAGTTCTGCTGTCCGGAGGGCTTGACTCCGTAACGACGCTCTTTGTGGCGAAGGCCGAGGGGCACGAAATCTACTGCATTTCGTTCGACTACGGGCAGCGGCATCGCTTTGAGCTTCAATGTGCGACCGAGCAGGCCCGCCGAGCCGGCGCCCTCGAACATCATACGGTGAAGATTGATCCGGTACTCTTTCAGGATCGTTCCTCGCATTCGGCGACGGCGTTAATCGCCGGCGGTGCGGCCGTTCCCGAGAACCGCTCTGAGCTGCTAACGGGCGCCGCCGAAAAGCAGATTCCCGTTACTTACGTGCCGGCCCGTAATCTGCTCTTTCTGGCGTATGCGCTTTCGTTCGCTGAGTCACGCTCCGCAGGCTATCTGTATATCGGCGCCAACGCCCTCGATTATTCGGGTTATCCGGATTGCCGCCCGGCCTTTCTTCAATCCTTTGAGACGACGGCAAACCTCGGTACGAAGGCCGGTATTGAAGGGCAGGGCTTCAGTCTGAAGGCTCCACTTGTGGATGATACGAAGGCTGACATCATCCGAAGGGGCCTGAAGCTCGGAGTGGACTATTCCATGACGTCGAGTTGCTATCAGCCGTCCGATAAGGGGCGGCCCTGCGGTCGATGCGATAGTTGTCTGCTGCGAGAGAAGGGCTTCGCAGAAGTTGGTGTTGAAGATCCGCTTCTCTTGAAAGACCTCGCCTGA